In Tsuneonella sp. CC-YZS046, the genomic window GAGCGGAATCTTCTACAGGCTCAGAAATGCCCAACCAGGCTAAGGCAAAGAAGCCATCCGCTTTGTTCCGCTACATTGAGGCTCTCCAGGGTGAGGCACCCTGGGGCAGCTTTCTCGACGCCGGAACGGGCACGAATTCGATCAACTGGATATCCTCTCTCCAGACAGAGCGCTGGACCGCCGTAAGCGGCGCGGAGGGCCATGCGATCCAGGTCCGTGACGCCGTCGAACGGGTCCGCCGGCCACAGGATCGCATCATTCTGGGCAATTGGGCCGACCCGGCGCTGCTGGCCGGTGAACGTTACGACACTGTGCTCGCCGATTATCTGGTTGGGGCAGTCGAGGGATTTGCGCCTTATTTCCAGCACAGCCTGTTCGTTCGATTGCGGCCACTAGTCGGTCAGCGCCTCTATGTCGTGGGGCTCGAGCCTTATGTGAATCAGGACGCCAATACCCCGGATGGCAAGTTGATTCGCGAGATCGGCCGCTTCCGCGACGCCTGCCTGCTGCTCACAGGAGACAAACCTTACCGGGAATATCCGACGCAATGGGTGGTCGATCATCTCGAAGGCTCGGGATTTCGCGTCATTGCGGCGAAACGCTTTCCCATTCGCTATAAAGAGCGGTTCGTGAACAGCCAGATCGACATGTGTACGCCACGTCTGGCAAAGCTGCCCAACCGGCCGCTTGCCGACGCCTTGGCAGCTACCGGCGAGGATCTGCGAGCGCGCGCCCTCGATCATATCGCTTGCGAAGGCTGCCTGCGTCATGGCTATGACTATGTGATGGCGGCCGAGGTCGATGAAACTGAGGGGGCGTGGGACGCGGCCGGGTGCCGCCAGCTGTGACGCAAGGGGCTTTGAAGGGTTCGTTCGGCAGGGCGTCAGAGTTCGACCGAGCCCATTATTTCTGAAACCGTCGTCGGCCGCACCCCGCGCGCCGCAAGATGCGCGAACAAGCCTCTCCACCAATCGTAAAGGCGATCGAGATCGGCCTCGTCGCGGACATAGGGTGTGCTCCCCGGATGCAGGGAGGGGCTATGGAAGGAAAAGACGAGCAGGGGCAGTCCCTTGTCGACCGCGACGTCCGTGGCATGGATCGCTTCCCTTACGGTCACGCCTTCAGGTGTGAGCGGCACGCGTTCCATCAGTTTCAGCCGGGCCATTATCCCGCGCATTCGCGGCATGCGCCACAGCGCCGGGTAGATCCGCCCTGCCTGCTTGCGCAGCGCGCCGGTGAAGACGGTGGTGAGGGGCAGTTCCAGCAGCTTGCATTGGGTATCTATCCAGTAGGGATGCACCGGATGGTCCCGATAATTGCGTCCGCCGCCCGAGCTGTAATCGAAGCGGGCGCGAACCGATGTGTCGATCGCTATACCCGCTTCGCACAAGATGCTTGCCGTATTGGGGCCGAGGCCATAGCGGCCGGCCCGGTAGATGCGCGGCGTCACGCCGAAATTGCGGGAAATCCTGTCGCGCAGCTGAAACAGCTTGGCGCGCTCCAGCGCATAGGGCAAATTTCCCGCAAAGCTGTTGAAATCATTGACCGGCTCGTCATGTGGCGGATTGACCCAAGGGTGCAACTGCGCGCCTGCTTCGGCAAGGCCGGCTTCCATCGGTCCGCGCAGAATCTCGGCGGCGCGGGGCGAATCGGCGATGGGATAATCCATCAGGTAAGTCGGAATGACGCCCAGCCCTTCGCAGAATTGCTGGAACTTGGCGAGCCGGCCGACATGATCCAGCCGATGGCCGCTGCGCTGGAACGGAGCGTTCCAGTTGAATTCCTCTTCCGTGTCGACAGTCAGGATGAAGCGTTGGCCGAAACCTTCGTGAAAGCGGGCAAAGGCCGTTTCACGCGGAAGATCCGTTATCGAAGGCATCGGATGACGTTCTGGCCCCTGGCGACCCCGATCGAGTGGCACGTTTTACCTCACCTTCAGTATCGCCGGCACCATGGCTATGGTCAGGGCCATCCGCGGTCAAGAGCGGGAACCATAGCTGCAGCGTATCTCCCTCGCGCGCCATGCCCCCGCCAACGGCCCTGGCTTCGGCCCGGGCAAGGCGGAAAGCGAAGCCGGAGCCAAACAGGCCGGCGGTTATGGCCTGGCCCGCGCTGCGGGGCGCCGCGGAAAATATATCATCCCGATCAGCCAGCGCGGCCGGAAGCTCGAACGCGAATATGACCCGATCCGGCTCCCGCGCCACATGGATGTCGAGTTGCTCCCCTGCGGTCATGGCGCCACAAAGCGTAGCGAGCAGGCGCCAGGCAACCCGATCCGCTTCGACCTTGGCCAGGGGGACCGGCGTCGCTTCATCATCTCCCCACAGACTGATCCCGCCGCTGCGCGCGTCGAGAAAAGGGGTCAGCTGCGCGACTATCGCACGTAAGGCGGCGGTGAAATCATGCTGCCCCGGCTCGAGTTCCAGCGTGTCGCTTTCCAGCCTGGCGAGGCGGTCCAGCTCATCGAAGCCGGCCAGAATGCGCGCCGCATCGCCAGCGATGGTTGCGGCCAGCGCACGATATTCATGCGGAGCCGGGCCGAATACCTGCTGCTGGATCACTTCCGCGAAACCCTGAATGGCGTTCACCGGCGTGCGCAATTCATGCAGCAGCTCGCGCATCCGATGCGCGGCTCCGTTCTCGGCAGGTTGCTTGGGCTGGGTGGGCTTGCGCCGTAGTCTTCCGCAGTATCCCGTGAAATTGCCCTCGGGCAGGTCGAAGCGCGGAGTGGCATCGATCCGCCATAACCCGGAAATCGCGGGTGCGCCGTCGATTGCCAGCGTTCCGGCATTTATGGGAAGATGATCGCGCATGGCGCGCCCGGAAGCCGGATCGAGCCGGGCCGGCGCATGATTGTCGCCTATGCCGAGCCTCAGGCCCACCGCCATTGGCGCGACGGAAGGATCGGTCCAGGCAATGTGTCCGTGCGCATTGGTTTCAAAATCGAAAGCGCGCGGCAAGGCGCCTGGGTCCGATTCCTGCCGTTCGCCAAGCGGAAGGCGGGGGGAATCCGGCCCGTTGGGCGGCGAAAGGCTCTCCCGCGCGCGGCGGAAGGCTTCGATCCTGCGGACGATGGCCCCGATCGCTTCCTGATCTTCCCGTCCGGCGGGATCATCGGCGACAGGTGCAATCTTTTGGTCTGGCTCTTCGGCTTCCGCGGGGCCTGCCGGTTCCGCGGGTTCGATCCATTGAGGCTCCAGAATCCGGGCGTGATCGTCAAGGATCGTGCTGGCGGGGCCAGTCAGCACCAGATCGCGGATTCCCAGCCGCGCCAGCAGTTTTTCGGCTTCGCCGCCCAGATTCTTGCGGTGGCGCAGCAGGCCCCGTGCCCTGACCGGAAGCGCGGGAATCAGTGCCAGCCAGTCTTCCTGCGTCAGGCGGGCGCTCGCCATGGCGGCGGTGGCCACTTCCGCTTCCTGTTCCGCGAGCCGCGCGACCAGACGGGGATTGGCGAGGCGGATGCCCTGATCGCGAATGATAGCCGCCCGTTCCGCCGCCGGGATCATCCGGGCAAGCTCTTCAAGCCGCTCATATCCGCTCTGCAGCGTGATGCCGATGGCGTTGGCCGGCAAGGTGCCGATCAGGTCCAGCAACTGGCGATACTGGGTGCGAGCCGCGCGCTCGCCCGATGCGCCGGAGCGCAGCACAGTGGCGAGGCGGTCGTCAAAATGCATCCGGACTCCAGCGAGTTCGCTCAGGACCGCGAGCGTCGCCCGCGCGAGATTCGGGTCTATCAGCATTGCTGGATGCTCAAACCACGACGAAGAGCGCGTCGCAAAGCGGGACAACGGCACAGCATGAAATAAACTTACTCGAAACCCCGATTTTCAGGCTTAACTCTGTTATGTTTTCCACCATTATCTGAGAATCGAGCAGGGGAACGCATGGCCAATCTCGACGAAATCGATCGCCGGATACTTGCAGAACTGCAGGACGAAGGACGGATGACCAATGTCGAACTGGCCGGTCATGTCGGATTGACTGCGCCGCCCTGCCTGCGCCGGGTCCGCGCGCTGGAGGATTCCGGGGTCATTCGCGGCTATCATGCCGAGGTCGATCCCGCGAAACTGGGCTTTTCCATCATGGTGTTCGCGCTGGTCAGCCTCAAGAGCCAGGCGGAGGATGCATTGCGCCAGTTCGAAGACCATATGCGCACCCTTCCCGAAGTGCGGGAATGCCACATGCTGAATGGCGAGATAGATTTCATCCTGAAGATCGTCAGCAAGGATCTGCAGAGTTTTCAGGAATTTCTCACCAGCAAGCTGACTCCGGCACCGAATGTCGCCAGCGTCAAGACCTCGCTCACCATCCGCACCGCCAAGCAACTGCCGGGCGTGCCGCTGGAATGAGCCGCTGCTGACCGCCGGGCGGTTCAGCCCTGGCGCTTGGCCAGCCATTCCTCCAGCCATTTGATGGTGTAGTCGCCGTTGAGGAAATCCGGCTCTTCCAGCAGCGCTTCATGCATCGGGATCGAGGTTTTCACCCCTTCCACCACCATTTCCCCCAGCGCGCGCTTCAGGCGCATGATGCAGCCTTCGCGGGTTCGCCCATAGACGATCAGCTTGGCGATCATGGAATCGTAGTAGGGCGGAATCCGGTAGCCCGAATACAGCCCTGAATCGACGCGCACATGCATCCCGCCGGCGGCATGATAGCTGGTGACCTGGCCCGGAGAGGGAGCGAAGCTCCAGGGATCTTCCGCATTGATCCGGCACTCGATCGCATGGCCGGTGAAGCGCAGCTCTTCCTGTTGCACGGAAAGCGGCTTGCCTTCGGCGATCCGGATCTGTTCGCGCACGAGATCGAGGCCGGTGATCGCTTCCGTGACGGGATGCTCCACCTGCAGGCGCGTATTCATCTCGATGAAGTAGAATTCGCCGTTTTCCCAAAGGAATTCGATCGTCCCCGCGCCGCGATAGCCCATCTGGGCCATCGCATTGGAAACGATCGTGCCCATGCGTTCGCGCTCTTCCGGGGAAATGACGGGAGAGGGCGCTTCTTCCAGCACCTTCTGATGCCGGCGCTGCAGCGAACAATCCCGTTCGCCGAGATGGATGGCATTGCCATTGCCGTCGCCAAACACCTGAAATTCGATATGGCGCGGATTGCCGAGATATTTCTCGATATAGACGGTGTCGTCGCCGAAGGCTGCCTTCGCCTCGCTCCTGGCCTGGCTGACGAGGGTTTCCAGATCTTCCTCGGACGGAATGACCTTCATGCCCCTGCCGCCGCCGCCGGATGCAGCCTTGACCAGCACCGGATAGCCGATCCGGGCGGCAACTTCCTTGGCTTCCTCGATCGACTGGAGCGCCCCGTCCGAGCCGGGAACGAGCGGCAGGCCGAGATCGCGCGCGGTGCGCTTCGCTTCCACCTTGTCGCCCATGGTGCGGATATGCTCCGGCTTCGGGCCGATCCAGGCGATATCGTGCGCTTCGACGATTTCGGCGAATTTCGCATTTTCGGAAAGGAAGCCATAACCGGGGTGGATCGCATCCGCGCCCGAGATTTCCGCGGCGGAAATGATCGCCGCGATATTGAGGTAGCTTTCGCTTGCCGGCGGCGGCCCTATGCAGATCGCATGATCGGCCAGGCGGACATGCATCGCATCCGTATCCGCGGTCGAATGCACGGCTACGGTTTCGATGCCCATTTCATGCGCCGCGCGATGGATTCGCAGCGCGATTTCTCCGCGATTGGCAATCAGCAGACGGGTTATCGGCATGGTGGGAACCGCCGGCTCAACCGATAACGACCAGCGGCTGGTCGAATTCGACCGGCTGGGCATTGTCGACGAGAATGGCCTTCACCGTGCCGGCGGAAGGGGCGGTGATGGGGTTCATCACTTTCATCGCTTCGACGATAAGCAGGGTTTCGCCGGCCTTTACTTGCTTGCCCGTGGTGATGAACGGCGCCGCGCCGGGTTCCGCCGACAAATAGACGGTGCCGACCATGGGCGATTTTACCGTATTGCCATCCGCCGCATGATCGGCCGCGGGGGTGTTTTCGGCAGGCGCCGCCGATGCTACGGCAGCCGGAACGGGGACTGGCGCCGCAATGGCGGGGGCATAGGCAGCGGGAGCGGAGAGCGTTCGCGCAACCTTGATCTTGCGCTCGCCATCCTCGACCTCGATCTCGCTCAAGCCGGTTTCGGCCAGCAATTCAGCCAGTTCGCGTACCAGCGCACTGTCGATATTCATGCCGCCTGCGGTGGCCGCGCCCTTGTTTTCGCCCATTCTTCCCTCGGGGGTCGTTTCACTGTGCGCCCGCTATGCGCAGGCGCGGCAAGGCTGGCAAGGGGTTGTCGCTGTCAAATCCACTTTGCACCCCACCTGCCACGCCGGTTCAAAGCCGGGCAACGGCTTCCAGCGCGATGATATAGCTGTTGGCGCCATGGCCCGCGATGGTCTGTACCGCGCCCATTCCGATATAGCTGAGATGGCGGAAAGGCTCGCGCTTCGCCGGGTCCGACAGATGCACTTCTATCACCGGCGTCCTGATCGCCTTGATCGCATCCAGCAGGGCGATCGAGGTGTGGGTATAGCCGCCCGCATTGAGGAGGACCGCCTTCGCCCCTTCGGCCTGAGCCTCATGCAGCCAATCGATCAGATGCCCCTCATGGTTGGACTGGCGCATGTCGATTTCCAGTCCGAACTCCCGGCCCCGGTCTTCCAGCATTCCGGCAATGTCGTCCAGCGTATCGGAGCCGTATATTTCCGGCTCCCGCGTGCCGAGCAGGTTGAGATTGGGTCCATTGAGGACATAGACGACATTGCTGGTCATGATTGTCTCGCAAATGATGAAGTATTGGCCATAGCGCCATGCTGCTTGCTCGGCAAAGGCATGGAACGGCTAGCCGCAGTTATGGCCTAATTGTCGACGCCCTTCGTCTTCCCCCATTGGCGGGCCGCCGTATAGCCCAGATATCCCGTGCCGAAGAGCGCATAGAGCGGCTCCGGCAAGCCGTTGAGATAGGCGTTCATCCCGATTGCGATATTCGTTGCGGTTTGCGGCCGGAAAGCGGCGAGAATGCCCATGGGGATGGCCCACAGGATGATCGCATACATGACATAGAGAAAGCTTGGTCTGGCCCGGCTGGTCCACGGGTCCCGCGAGCCGGCTTCTGCCACGATTGCGGAGAGCCTGGCCTGCACCAGTTCCAGTTCCCGGGTTCCCTGAAGTTTGATGAGTTCCAGCTTGGCCTGGTCCCGGGCAGTCTTGTCCGGGATGATCTTGTCGATGATTGCGGCGAGAGGACCGATAAGGGCTTCCAGCAATGCCATGATGCACGCTCCTGCTTGTGAGTCGCCATCAGGTAACCAATTTGGTTCGTGTAGGAAAATGTTCCCTGGTGTACAGAAAATATACCGCTGTGGAGAATAGGGGGAAATGAGCGGTGGGCTGCGCGTTCCCTGTAAACCGCGCGATCATATCCTAGAACCGCCTGGCAATTCCGAAATAGACCTGGCTGTCGGGACTGGCCGAATTGAGGCCGATGTTCACGCCTAGGTCGAACTGCATGGCGTCGTTCGGCTGCCATGCGGCCGAAAACCCCGCGAGGATGATCGTGTCGTGCCCTTCCGGATCGCGATCCCGATAGAGCGAGATCTCGGTCGCGGCGCCCAGCCGGTTGCCGAGCGCGAAGTCGAGGCCGAGGACGCTGCCGAAGGCGAGATGTCTTCCGCTCCCGTCGCTGTCGACCGCTGCGTCGATCTGCGGCGTGGCGGAAAGCGAGACGTTCTCGGTCAGCGTGAGAGCCAGCGGCAGCAGCAGGCCCGCGCCCCAATCTCCGGCCCCGATGGGCATCCGCCCGGTCGGAAGAGTGGCATAGGGCATCACAGCCATGGAAAAGCCGCGCTCGCCTGGGTCGTGCAGGGTGTGTCGCAGCGCCAGCGTCAGGTCGCCGACGCGCGCGATCCGGTCGGTCGTCCCCGATTCCAGGTCGCGCGTGCGGACATGGCCGTAGGCGTCCCAGCCGACCTGGGCTTCAAGCCCTTCCGCCAGGCCGAGCCGCAGGAGCATTTCGCCGGCCATGATCGTGTCGGTGCGCGATATCGCATCGCCGTCCCTTTCCCAGGCCGCAATCCCCAACTCGCCCACAATTCCACCCGGTGGAACCGTGCAGGTGGGTGTTCCGAGGCCGGGCCGGTCGGGGCAGAGATCGTCTGCTTCTTCCGCCATTGCTGGAACTGTGGGCAGAAATGCGATGCAGGAAAGCAGGTAGAATACTGGTAAGCGGAGATATTTCGACAGTCGGCCGGAACCGGCTGTCAGCGCCTCGGCCGCTGGTCGGAGCACCAACTGGCCGAGGCATTTCCTTCGTTTCGGCATACCGCTGCCGCTTCAAGGTATCTGGAGAAGTGTCACAGCACCGGTATTGCCAGTTGCGCCTTCAGGTCGCCAGCGCAACCTCGCCTTCGCCCTCGGGGCGCGCGCGATCCGGGGCCGTGCTGTGCGCCCTGCCTTCGCGGGCATCGCTGAGGATGGTGGCGCGATCCACCGAGGCGCGTTCGTCCTCGATGCGCTTGATCATGCCCTCGGCCCGCTCGATGCTGCCGAGCAGCGCCAGCAGCGCGCCCTTTTCGGCGGCTGGGACCCGGCGATCCCTTTCCAGGATGCGCCAGCGCAGGCTTTCGATCGGCTCCACCTTGCTGTGCCCGGCGGGCAGGCGCGGCTCAGGCGCATCGCCTGCGAAAAGCAGCGGCGTCAGCGACTGATCCAGCCGATCGAGAGCCTCGTCGATGAAGGCCCGGCTGGGGTCGCTGAACTCCGAGCGCTTCACGCGGCGCGCGATCTGGTGGAGCGTTTCGGACAGGCTGCCGGTGAAATCGACTTCCTCGATCAGGCTGGCGACGAGGTCGAGCTGTTCGCGCGGCATATCCTCGTGGAACAGAGCGGCCGAATAGCTGCGGATGTCGCGGCCAAGCAGGTCGGTTGCCGTGTGGTGCTCGCCCGGGTCCTTGGGAACCCCCGGCTTGTCGCGGGCGATGTCGAGGAACAGGGCGGCGGCTTGGAGCTGCCGCCGGGTTTCCTGCTCGACCGCGGGCACCGCGGACACGAAGCTGTCGATCAGTTTGCGGTCGAGATAGCGCGGCACCGAGTAGTCCTCGATGTCCTCTTCCGACGAATGGCCGATGCGAGAGAGTACGCGCTCGAAAGCGCCGACGAAGGGATAGAGGATGAGCACGTTGAAGATGTTGAATACGATGGAGAATATACCCACCGCGACCGGCACGAGCGGGAAGGTTTCCTTGCCGTCGACCACGACCGGCGTGCCCGGATCGCCGCCGAAGAAACCCATGCCCCACTTGAGCACTTCGATCGCCGGGAAGAAGAGCAGCAGGACGACCGTGACGCCGATGAAATTGAAGCCGATGTGGGCATAGGCGGCACGCTTCGCGTTCTTGGTAAGGTTGAGCGAGGCCATCCACGAAGTGATGGTGGTGCCGAGGTCGGCGCCGATGGCGAAGGCGATGGCGGTCTGCCAGGGCAGCACGCCGGAAGCGCCCAGACCCATGACGATGCCGATCGTTGCCGAAGAGGAGTGGATCATCGCGGTGACCAGCGCGGCGATCAGCGCGCAGGCGATCACGCCGGGGAAAGTCGAGGCGTCGAGGCTCGAAAGCACCGACATGACTTCAGGCATGTCCTTCAGCGGCTTCAATCCGCCGGTCATCAGGTTGAGGCCGTAGAAGATCAGCGCGAAGCCGAGGCAGGCGAGCGCGATGTTGCGCACGCGATCGGTCTTGCCGAAGACATAGATCAGCCCGAAGATGCCGCCGAACAGCAGGCCCAGCGGCCCCAGCGGCAGCGCGATCAAGCCGTTGCCCAACGTGGTGCCGATGTTGGCGCCCATGATAACGCTGATCGCGGGCCGCAGCGCGATGACGCCGGCATTGACGAGGCCGACGGTCATGACGGTCATGGCGGTGGACGATTGGATGATGCCGGTGATGAGCGTTCCGGCAAGGACACCCTTGGCGGGCGTGCCGGCCATCTTGGCGAGCCATTCCCGCATCTTGTTGACCGAAAGGGCCTGGATGCCGTTGGCCATGAACTCCAGGCCGAGCATGAATACCCCAAGCCCACCGATAACGGGGACTATGATTTCCTTGAAAATATCGACTTCCATGGTGGTTCCCCCGTCAGTTGGTCGCTTAGTTTGCCGCCGGGGCTTTGCTTGGGGCAGTGTAGTTCAGCTCGCGCGACCAGATCTGCCGCACTTCGGCGATGTCGCGGTCCGCGAGCGGCAGATAGCCGAGGCTCCGGGCTGCCTCCGCGCTATGATCGAGCAGGAAGGAAAGGAATCTCAGCGTCCGCTCGTTGTCGTTGGACGAGGCATTGGTTCGCTTCATGATGACATAGGATGCGGCCACGACCGGATAGGCGTTGGCCGCTGCCGGGTTGCCGCGGGCGGCTATCACGTTGGCTTCCGTCGCTGCGACGAACTGGCCGGCATCGTTCTGCACCAGGCCGACCGAAAGCCCGGCGCGTTTGGCCTGGCCGCTGTCGAGATAGCCGATCGTACCTTGCGTCGCGCCGATCGCCTTCGCCATGTCGCTGCTGCCCTTGATCCCGGTGCCCACCGGCCATTTCAGGGTCGTTCCCGTGCCGATGCCGCTCTTCCAGTCGGCGTCGACGCGCGAGAGATAGCTGGACCAATTATAGGTCGAGCCGGAGCCATCGCTGCGATAGACGACCGTGATCGCGGTCGCGGGCAGGCTGACGCCGGGATTGTCGGCGGCGATTGCGGGGTCTGCCCAGGAGACGATCCGGCCGCTGAAGATGCCGGCGAGCGTCTTGCTGCCGAAGCGCAGCGGCTGCGGGGTCGGCTGCTCCAGATTATAGGCGACCGAGATGCTGCCGACGACGATCGGAAACTGGACCGCGTCGCGCTGCTGCAGCGCTTCGGACGACAGCGGATAGTCGGTGACCGCGAAATCCACCTCGGGATCATCGAGGCGCATCACCCCGCCGAGCGAGCCCACCGGCTCATATTCGACCCCGGCGCTTCCGGAGATCCAGTCCTGGTCCCCCGAGCGGGCGTTCTGGAAATCGACCGCGACGCGCTGGATCAGTGGCTGGGCCGCGGTCGAGCCGCTGCCGAGGATGCGGTCGTTCACGCCTGAGCGGACCAGCAGCAGCGCGACCGCCGCAACGACCACCGCCACGCCCAGGGCCATGACGAAGCGCCGGCGGACGAGAGTCCGGGATTCCAGAACAGGTACACCGTCAGGAGAACTCGTCAGCATGATCTGTCCACTGCCTCGAAATGGGAGTTGGGTTCTGGATGAAGGTTGGCGCTGATCTGTGACTCTTCTATGACCAGCCCGCTATGGATCGGAGAAATTGAATTATTCGTCTGAAACATGCTTTGGAAAATCAGGAATAATATGAAAGCGATATGCGGACTTTACTGGTCCGTTACGCAGAATGATTATTAGAAATCCACCTGCGCGCGCATCCCGACGACATCGGCGTTGAACTTCGGCTGGGCGCTCGGAATGTCATAGATGAGATGCATGTAGTTCAGCATGAAGCGGACGTAGGCGGTGGGCGTCCAGACGAGCGCGGTGCCGAAGCCGTTCTGGGTGCCGCCGCCGATGCCCGCGTCGGTCAGGTCGAGGTGATCGTAGCGAAGGTTGAGTTCCAGCGCGCCGAAGCCGCCGTCGCCCAAGGGGCTGCTAGGGGTGGTGCGGTCGAACGCGCCGTTGCGGTAGCTGCGCGTGTCGTCGGTCAGGAACATGCCGGCCTCGGCATAGCCGCCGAAGAAAGTCGGGTCGGCGTCTCCCGGGCGTTTCACCTTCAGCCAGGCCGCCTCGCCCGCCAGATGGAGCCGCTTGCGATTGAGCGCGAACTCCGTGCCGACATGCATTTCGCTGTCGACCGTCAAGACACCCGTGTCGATGTAGCGGATATCGGTCGT contains:
- a CDS encoding polysaccharide deacetylase family protein — encoded protein: MPSITDLPRETAFARFHEGFGQRFILTVDTEEEFNWNAPFQRSGHRLDHVGRLAKFQQFCEGLGVIPTYLMDYPIADSPRAAEILRGPMEAGLAEAGAQLHPWVNPPHDEPVNDFNSFAGNLPYALERAKLFQLRDRISRNFGVTPRIYRAGRYGLGPNTASILCEAGIAIDTSVRARFDYSSGGGRNYRDHPVHPYWIDTQCKLLELPLTTVFTGALRKQAGRIYPALWRMPRMRGIMARLKLMERVPLTPEGVTVREAIHATDVAVDKGLPLLVFSFHSPSLHPGSTPYVRDEADLDRLYDWWRGLFAHLAARGVRPTTVSEIMGSVEL
- a CDS encoding sensor histidine kinase — translated: MLIDPNLARATLAVLSELAGVRMHFDDRLATVLRSGASGERAARTQYRQLLDLIGTLPANAIGITLQSGYERLEELARMIPAAERAAIIRDQGIRLANPRLVARLAEQEAEVATAAMASARLTQEDWLALIPALPVRARGLLRHRKNLGGEAEKLLARLGIRDLVLTGPASTILDDHARILEPQWIEPAEPAGPAEAEEPDQKIAPVADDPAGREDQEAIGAIVRRIEAFRRARESLSPPNGPDSPRLPLGERQESDPGALPRAFDFETNAHGHIAWTDPSVAPMAVGLRLGIGDNHAPARLDPASGRAMRDHLPINAGTLAIDGAPAISGLWRIDATPRFDLPEGNFTGYCGRLRRKPTQPKQPAENGAAHRMRELLHELRTPVNAIQGFAEVIQQQVFGPAPHEYRALAATIAGDAARILAGFDELDRLARLESDTLELEPGQHDFTAALRAIVAQLTPFLDARSGGISLWGDDEATPVPLAKVEADRVAWRLLATLCGAMTAGEQLDIHVAREPDRVIFAFELPAALADRDDIFSAAPRSAGQAITAGLFGSGFAFRLARAEARAVGGGMAREGDTLQLWFPLLTADGPDHSHGAGDTEGEVKRATRSGSPGARTSSDAFDNGSSA
- a CDS encoding Lrp/AsnC family transcriptional regulator gives rise to the protein MANLDEIDRRILAELQDEGRMTNVELAGHVGLTAPPCLRRVRALEDSGVIRGYHAEVDPAKLGFSIMVFALVSLKSQAEDALRQFEDHMRTLPEVRECHMLNGEIDFILKIVSKDLQSFQEFLTSKLTPAPNVASVKTSLTIRTAKQLPGVPLE
- the accC gene encoding acetyl-CoA carboxylase biotin carboxylase subunit; translation: MPITRLLIANRGEIALRIHRAAHEMGIETVAVHSTADTDAMHVRLADHAICIGPPPASESYLNIAAIISAAEISGADAIHPGYGFLSENAKFAEIVEAHDIAWIGPKPEHIRTMGDKVEAKRTARDLGLPLVPGSDGALQSIEEAKEVAARIGYPVLVKAASGGGGRGMKVIPSEEDLETLVSQARSEAKAAFGDDTVYIEKYLGNPRHIEFQVFGDGNGNAIHLGERDCSLQRRHQKVLEEAPSPVISPEERERMGTIVSNAMAQMGYRGAGTIEFLWENGEFYFIEMNTRLQVEHPVTEAITGLDLVREQIRIAEGKPLSVQQEELRFTGHAIECRINAEDPWSFAPSPGQVTSYHAAGGMHVRVDSGLYSGYRIPPYYDSMIAKLIVYGRTREGCIMRLKRALGEMVVEGVKTSIPMHEALLEEPDFLNGDYTIKWLEEWLAKRQG
- the accB gene encoding acetyl-CoA carboxylase biotin carboxyl carrier protein; the encoded protein is MGENKGAATAGGMNIDSALVRELAELLAETGLSEIEVEDGERKIKVARTLSAPAAYAPAIAAPVPVPAAVASAAPAENTPAADHAADGNTVKSPMVGTVYLSAEPGAAPFITTGKQVKAGETLLIVEAMKVMNPITAPSAGTVKAILVDNAQPVEFDQPLVVIG
- a CDS encoding type II 3-dehydroquinate dehydratase; protein product: MTSNVVYVLNGPNLNLLGTREPEIYGSDTLDDIAGMLEDRGREFGLEIDMRQSNHEGHLIDWLHEAQAEGAKAVLLNAGGYTHTSIALLDAIKAIRTPVIEVHLSDPAKREPFRHLSYIGMGAVQTIAGHGANSYIIALEAVARL
- a CDS encoding holin family protein, which gives rise to MALLEALIGPLAAIIDKIIPDKTARDQAKLELIKLQGTRELELVQARLSAIVAEAGSRDPWTSRARPSFLYVMYAIILWAIPMGILAAFRPQTATNIAIGMNAYLNGLPEPLYALFGTGYLGYTAARQWGKTKGVDN
- a CDS encoding transporter, with protein sequence MAEEADDLCPDRPGLGTPTCTVPPGGIVGELGIAAWERDGDAISRTDTIMAGEMLLRLGLAEGLEAQVGWDAYGHVRTRDLESGTTDRIARVGDLTLALRHTLHDPGERGFSMAVMPYATLPTGRMPIGAGDWGAGLLLPLALTLTENVSLSATPQIDAAVDSDGSGRHLAFGSVLGLDFALGNRLGAATEISLYRDRDPEGHDTIILAGFSAAWQPNDAMQFDLGVNIGLNSASPDSQVYFGIARRF
- a CDS encoding Na/Pi symporter is translated as MEVDIFKEIIVPVIGGLGVFMLGLEFMANGIQALSVNKMREWLAKMAGTPAKGVLAGTLITGIIQSSTAMTVMTVGLVNAGVIALRPAISVIMGANIGTTLGNGLIALPLGPLGLLFGGIFGLIYVFGKTDRVRNIALACLGFALIFYGLNLMTGGLKPLKDMPEVMSVLSSLDASTFPGVIACALIAALVTAMIHSSSATIGIVMGLGASGVLPWQTAIAFAIGADLGTTITSWMASLNLTKNAKRAAYAHIGFNFIGVTVVLLLFFPAIEVLKWGMGFFGGDPGTPVVVDGKETFPLVPVAVGIFSIVFNIFNVLILYPFVGAFERVLSRIGHSSEEDIEDYSVPRYLDRKLIDSFVSAVPAVEQETRRQLQAAALFLDIARDKPGVPKDPGEHHTATDLLGRDIRSYSAALFHEDMPREQLDLVASLIEEVDFTGSLSETLHQIARRVKRSEFSDPSRAFIDEALDRLDQSLTPLLFAGDAPEPRLPAGHSKVEPIESLRWRILERDRRVPAAEKGALLALLGSIERAEGMIKRIEDERASVDRATILSDAREGRAHSTAPDRARPEGEGEVALAT
- the pstS gene encoding phosphate ABC transporter substrate-binding protein PstS; amino-acid sequence: MLTSSPDGVPVLESRTLVRRRFVMALGVAVVVAAVALLLVRSGVNDRILGSGSTAAQPLIQRVAVDFQNARSGDQDWISGSAGVEYEPVGSLGGVMRLDDPEVDFAVTDYPLSSEALQQRDAVQFPIVVGSISVAYNLEQPTPQPLRFGSKTLAGIFSGRIVSWADPAIAADNPGVSLPATAITVVYRSDGSGSTYNWSSYLSRVDADWKSGIGTGTTLKWPVGTGIKGSSDMAKAIGATQGTIGYLDSGQAKRAGLSVGLVQNDAGQFVAATEANVIAARGNPAAANAYPVVAASYVIMKRTNASSNDNERTLRFLSFLLDHSAEAARSLGYLPLADRDIAEVRQIWSRELNYTAPSKAPAAN